Proteins from one Alysiella filiformis genomic window:
- a CDS encoding Fur family transcriptional regulator, translating into MNTTKNKILAECQQRGAQVTPLREQVLDIVLQLDGVIKAYTVLAQMQRVSDSVVAPPTAYRALDFWADLGVLHKIPAVNGYILCSHTQHECGGHCHNELNHNSSFILVCEKCGAVDEQSLNHEWQALREGVKRSGFALKEEHVVLTGVCAECQNL; encoded by the coding sequence ATGAACACCACCAAAAACAAAATTCTTGCCGAATGCCAACAACGTGGCGCACAAGTTACGCCTTTGCGTGAACAGGTTTTGGACATTGTGTTGCAACTGGACGGCGTGATTAAAGCCTATACTGTATTGGCGCAAATGCAGCGTGTGAGCGACAGTGTGGTTGCACCACCTACGGCTTATCGGGCTTTGGATTTTTGGGCGGATTTGGGGGTGTTGCACAAAATTCCTGCGGTTAATGGCTATATTTTGTGCAGCCACACGCAACATGAATGTGGCGGTCATTGCCACAATGAATTGAACCACAACAGCAGCTTTATTTTGGTATGCGAAAAATGTGGCGCGGTTGATGAGCAAAGTTTGAACCATGAATGGCAAGCCTTGCGTGAAGGTGTGAAACGCTCGGGTTTTGCGCTGAAAGAGGAACATGTTGTTTTAACGGGCGTTTGCGCGGAATGCCAAAATCTGTAA
- the hslO gene encoding Hsp33 family molecular chaperone HslO, with product MMQSNQRTRFIFDDMPIRGLHVHAHEVWQHIVQRKHYPAAIQRALGELLAAGALLSSNLKLDGTLIVQVQGQGILKLLVVEATSDQTLRATARWDETAQIDPQASLNDLLGQNGMFVLTLQPKDGEQWQGVVPLEGEGIANMLMNYMARSEQLQTHIALAADENNIGGLLLQRLPEAELNDEAWQHITTLAETLTATELLNLDAQNVLYRLFHETPPRVFAPESLEFACTCSRGKVSDMLLLLGGEEVGNAVAEEGSITVDCDFCNEHYTFDEQDVNALFGMDIVAAVRTEKARLQ from the coding sequence ATGATGCAAAGCAACCAACGCACCCGATTCATTTTTGATGATATGCCCATTCGCGGTTTGCACGTTCACGCCCACGAAGTGTGGCAACACATTGTGCAACGCAAACATTATCCTGCTGCCATTCAACGCGCTTTGGGCGAATTGTTGGCGGCAGGCGCATTGTTGTCCAGCAATTTAAAATTGGACGGCACGCTGATTGTGCAAGTGCAAGGGCAGGGGATTTTAAAACTTTTGGTGGTAGAAGCCACTTCCGACCAAACCCTCCGCGCCACCGCCCGTTGGGACGAAACCGCCCAAATTGACCCACAAGCCAGTTTAAACGATTTATTGGGACAAAATGGCATGTTTGTGCTGACCTTGCAGCCCAAAGACGGCGAACAATGGCAAGGCGTGGTGCCTTTGGAAGGCGAAGGCATTGCCAATATGTTGATGAATTACATGGCGCGTTCCGAGCAATTGCAAACGCACATCGCCTTGGCAGCAGACGAAAACAACATTGGCGGCTTGCTGTTGCAACGTTTGCCCGAAGCCGAATTGAACGATGAAGCATGGCAACACATCACCACGCTGGCTGAAACCCTCACTGCCACCGAATTGCTCAATTTGGACGCGCAAAACGTGCTGTACCGCCTGTTTCACGAAACCCCACCGCGCGTGTTTGCACCCGAATCATTGGAATTTGCCTGTACCTGTTCGCGCGGTAAAGTGAGCGATATGCTGTTGCTTTTGGGTGGCGAAGAAGTGGGCAATGCCGTTGCCGAAGAAGGCAGCATTACCGTAGATTGCGATTTTTGTAATGAACACTACACCTTTGACGAACAAGACGTGAACGCCCTGTTTGGTATGGATATTGTGGCAGCCGTTCGCACCGAAAAAGCGCGTTTGCAATAA
- a CDS encoding GNAT family N-acetyltransferase translates to MLTCEMDEIIIHGTTSKGKVFRPSDWAERLCGILSSFNKENRLSYHEWVQPIVLDKVRCVAIDPKLADINPNMFRFLMDFAADNDLRVLEYGALLQEMGIEPSQHTPPPSTQHDTPTTQQPEPHEMAVSGSQTVAAQADAPVLREIMPHETASAFAALSVLRPKLQDINSFVEQVNEIQRKQGYRLLGIFEGGMSNAVAVCGFREEMNLVSGRHIHIDDLITLPQYRRNGYGTRLLSEVQNIARLAGIAEIHIDSNVGGERTTAHRIYFQHGFEIGAYHFVCQVDLLR, encoded by the coding sequence ATGCTAACCTGCGAAATGGACGAAATCATCATTCACGGCACAACCAGTAAAGGTAAAGTTTTCCGTCCCAGTGATTGGGCGGAACGCTTATGTGGCATTTTGTCATCTTTCAATAAAGAAAACCGCCTGTCCTACCACGAATGGGTGCAACCCATTGTGTTGGACAAAGTGCGCTGCGTTGCCATCGACCCCAAATTAGCCGACATCAATCCCAATATGTTCCGCTTTTTGATGGATTTTGCGGCAGACAACGATTTGCGCGTATTGGAATACGGCGCGTTGTTGCAAGAAATGGGCATAGAACCCAGCCAACACACCCCACCCCCATCAACCCAACACGACACCCCCACCACACAGCAGCCTGAACCACATGAAATGGCGGTTTCAGGCAGCCAAACGGTTGCAGCGCAAGCCGATGCGCCCGTTTTGCGTGAAATCATGCCACACGAAACCGCATCGGCTTTTGCCGCATTAAGCGTGTTGCGCCCCAAATTGCAAGACATCAACAGCTTTGTGGAGCAAGTAAATGAAATTCAACGCAAACAAGGCTATCGTTTACTGGGCATTTTTGAAGGCGGCATGAGCAACGCGGTGGCGGTATGCGGTTTTCGTGAAGAGATGAATTTGGTAAGCGGTCGCCACATTCACATTGATGATTTGATTACCTTGCCACAATATCGCCGCAACGGTTATGGCACACGCCTGTTGTCGGAAGTGCAAAACATCGCGCGTTTGGCAGGCATTGCCGAAATCCACATTGACAGCAATGTGGGCGGCGAACGCACCACCGCACACCGCATTTATTTCCAACATGGCTTTGAAATTGGTGCATATCATTTTGTTTGCCAAGTGGATTTGTTGCGGTAA
- a CDS encoding metallophosphoesterase yields MSQFPIIFFTVWAAVQFLSFNLARGLAWQGKMRHVWARRGLLLMVLAISNGLMLLAFLRLHHHIFRINAIWLTVLWFVFLATVLAWIVANILRRSRVARYQNADLLQADLRKIAPVLVVAMFGLGWFNAYVPAVRRVVIEIDKPMAQPVRIAMVADTHLGVLVGKRQLDKLANILNEEKVDLVLMPGDIMDDDIAAYTAENMKPHLQKIRAPLGVFATLGNHDVREGKHITQAIESAGIRVLRDEAVWVDNRFWVVGRPDNLDAERLPTAQLLQKANVQQPIFLLDHRPDGVLAHAKLPIDLQVSGHVHNGQIFPGNWVVRFLNEIHYGYAKRGNTHFVVTSGYGFWGIPFRLGSQAEVWIIDVQGKKTVG; encoded by the coding sequence ATGTCTCAATTTCCGATTATCTTTTTTACCGTGTGGGCGGCAGTGCAATTTTTGAGTTTCAACTTGGCGCGAGGCTTGGCGTGGCAGGGCAAAATGCGCCATGTTTGGGCGCGAAGAGGCTTATTGCTGATGGTGTTGGCAATCAGCAATGGATTGATGTTGTTGGCATTTTTGCGTTTGCACCACCACATTTTTCGCATCAATGCCATTTGGCTGACGGTGTTGTGGTTTGTGTTTTTGGCAACCGTGCTGGCGTGGATTGTGGCGAACATTTTGCGCCGCAGCCGCGTGGCACGTTACCAAAATGCCGATTTGTTGCAAGCCGATTTACGCAAAATTGCCCCCGTGCTGGTGGTGGCGATGTTTGGTTTGGGCTGGTTCAATGCCTATGTGCCTGCCGTAAGGCGCGTGGTCATTGAAATAGACAAACCCATGGCGCAGCCTGTACGCATCGCCATGGTTGCCGACACACATTTGGGCGTGCTGGTGGGCAAACGCCAATTAGACAAATTGGCAAACATTTTGAATGAAGAAAAAGTGGATTTGGTGCTCATGCCAGGCGACATCATGGACGATGACATTGCCGCCTACACCGCCGAAAACATGAAACCGCATTTACAAAAAATTCGTGCGCCATTGGGGGTGTTTGCCACCTTGGGCAACCACGATGTGCGCGAAGGCAAACACATCACACAAGCCATTGAAAGTGCAGGGATTCGCGTATTGCGCGATGAAGCGGTGTGGGTGGACAACCGTTTTTGGGTAGTGGGTCGCCCCGACAATTTGGATGCCGAACGTTTGCCCACCGCCCAATTATTGCAAAAAGCCAACGTCCAACAACCGATTTTTCTGTTGGACCATCGTCCAGATGGGGTGTTGGCACACGCCAAATTGCCCATTGATTTGCAAGTATCGGGACACGTTCACAATGGGCAGATTTTCCCTGGTAATTGGGTGGTGCGGTTTTTGAATGAAATCCACTATGGCTATGCAAAACGCGGCAACACGCATTTTGTGGTTACATCGGGCTATGGTTTTTGGGGGATACCGTTTCGTTTGGGTTCGCAAGCGGAAGTGTGGATTATTGATGTACAAGGCAAAAAAACGGTTGGCTGA
- the sstT gene encoding serine/threonine transporter SstT — protein MDNPTPQTVEPQNSNRLIIQIIIGLVLGMLVGTIVPSATAVTSILGDLFVGALKAVAPYLVFVLVTLAVAQHREGNKTNMGSILVMYLLGTFGAAVVAVVGSMMFPSTLTLVSSENVSIQAPTGIAAVLKNLLMNLVANPFGALVGANYIGILAWAILLGFALRRASQATHQVLSDVSHAVSAIVRWIIRLAPIGIFGLMSVTVAETGFVKMIAEYGKVILVLLGCMAFVAFVLNPIIVFAKTKQNPYPLVMTCLRESGIPAFFTRSSAANIPVNMALAKKLNLNEDTYSVSIPLGATINMAGAAITITVLTLAAVHTQGIAVDFMTAVLLSVIAAVSACGASGVAGGSLLLIPLACSLFNIPNDVAMQVVAVGFIIGVIQDSAETALNSSTDVLFTAAADIAEKAKTAK, from the coding sequence ATGGATAACCCAACCCCACAAACGGTTGAACCGCAAAACAGCAATCGTTTGATTATACAAATCATCATCGGCTTGGTGCTGGGTATGCTGGTTGGCACCATTGTGCCGTCAGCCACTGCCGTTACCAGCATTTTGGGCGATTTATTTGTGGGCGCATTGAAAGCCGTTGCGCCCTATTTGGTGTTTGTGTTGGTAACGCTTGCCGTAGCCCAACACCGCGAGGGCAACAAAACCAATATGGGTAGCATTTTGGTGATGTATTTGCTTGGCACATTTGGTGCGGCGGTGGTGGCGGTGGTGGGCAGCATGATGTTTCCCAGCACACTCACTTTGGTGAGCAGCGAAAATGTGAGCATTCAAGCCCCCACAGGCATTGCCGCCGTGTTGAAAAACCTGCTGATGAATTTGGTTGCCAACCCATTTGGCGCATTGGTGGGCGCAAACTACATTGGCATTTTGGCATGGGCGATTTTATTGGGTTTTGCCCTGCGCCGCGCTTCGCAAGCCACACATCAGGTTTTAAGTGATGTTTCTCATGCCGTGTCAGCCATTGTGCGTTGGATTATTCGCCTTGCTCCCATTGGCATTTTCGGTTTGATGAGCGTAACCGTTGCCGAAACAGGCTTTGTGAAAATGATTGCCGAATACGGTAAAGTGATTTTGGTATTGCTGGGCTGTATGGCTTTTGTGGCATTTGTGCTGAATCCGATTATCGTGTTTGCCAAAACCAAGCAAAACCCCTATCCCTTGGTCATGACTTGCCTGCGTGAAAGTGGCATACCCGCATTTTTCACACGTTCATCGGCAGCCAATATTCCCGTAAACATGGCTTTGGCAAAAAAATTGAATTTGAACGAAGACACCTATTCCGTATCCATTCCCTTGGGCGCGACCATCAATATGGCAGGTGCGGCAATCACCATTACCGTGCTGACTTTGGCGGCGGTACACACACAAGGCATTGCCGTGGATTTCATGACGGCAGTATTGTTGAGCGTGATTGCGGCAGTGAGTGCCTGTGGCGCATCGGGTGTGGCAGGCGGTTCATTGTTGTTGATTCCCTTGGCGTGCAGCTTGTTCAACATTCCCAATGACGTGGCAATGCAAGTGGTGGCTGTGGGTTTCATCATCGGCGTGATTCAAGATTCGGCAGAAACGGCACTCAATTCATCTACCGATGTGTTGTTTACCGCCGCCGCCGACATTGCCGAAAAAGCCAAAACAGCCAAATGA
- a CDS encoding Slam-dependent surface lipoprotein, which yields MHFNAIFSLIMLGTLAACGGGGNSSSPTVQSTPTSQKQPTQPTQPKRVSQPVSDSQRVVAQTLPIQGFTVKPAAAALQAELQKAIQYTNQLRAEKGLPALKYDAKLAAYAQQRAEEVVGRFAHTRPDGNESFHDKVLKQGRMGENLAAGANSAQQTVMEQWKNSSGHYANIVRPEFSKIGMGLVYVSGSQYGYHWVQIFGSDNIEIADYAFDNSAAAKQNRLSDVSAHITTARPSEASQYLWVDNTQIYLNDFPSNGAWKEFNKNGYHAEVNGYQDTRFGVVKKGNENQKVFYFGKHTEYDNMPQTGSAHYTGKGVIVDKQNTNKNVDAQFTADFGNKKLNGTLSERGQKAVDIKANIRGTSFQSPSNAAVETQGAFFGERAKELGGVFYEHSTGKYGAFGAKQ from the coding sequence ATGCACTTTAATGCCATTTTCTCTCTTATTATGTTGGGGACGCTTGCCGCTTGCGGTGGTGGTGGCAACTCATCATCGCCCACGGTTCAATCCACCCCCACATCGCAAAAACAACCCACGCAACCCACCCAGCCCAAGCGCGTTTCACAGCCCGTTTCAGACAGCCAGCGCGTTGTCGCACAAACCCTGCCCATTCAGGGCTTTACCGTGAAACCTGCCGCCGCCGCGTTGCAGGCAGAATTGCAAAAAGCCATTCAATACACCAACCAATTGCGTGCCGAAAAAGGTTTGCCTGCCTTAAAATACGATGCCAAACTCGCCGCCTATGCCCAGCAACGCGCGGAAGAAGTGGTGGGACGATTCGCCCACACACGTCCCGATGGCAACGAATCCTTTCACGATAAAGTTCTCAAACAAGGTCGCATGGGCGAAAATTTGGCAGCAGGTGCCAACTCCGCCCAGCAAACCGTGATGGAACAATGGAAAAACAGTTCAGGGCATTATGCCAATATCGTCAGACCCGAATTCAGCAAAATTGGCATGGGTTTGGTGTATGTTTCAGGCAGCCAATACGGTTATCATTGGGTACAAATTTTCGGTTCCGACAACATTGAAATTGCCGATTACGCCTTTGACAACAGCGCAGCCGCCAAACAAAATCGCCTATCAGACGTGAGCGCACACATCACCACCGCTCGCCCCAGCGAAGCCAGCCAATATTTGTGGGTGGACAACACACAAATCTACCTCAACGATTTTCCCAGCAATGGCGCGTGGAAAGAATTTAACAAAAATGGCTATCATGCCGAAGTGAATGGTTATCAAGATACCCGTTTTGGCGTGGTCAAAAAAGGCAATGAAAATCAAAAAGTCTTCTATTTTGGCAAACACACCGAATACGACAATATGCCACAAACAGGTTCAGCCCACTACACGGGCAAAGGCGTGATTGTGGACAAACAAAACACCAACAAAAACGTGGACGCACAATTTACCGCAGATTTTGGCAACAAAAAACTCAACGGCACGCTGTCTGAACGCGGACAAAAGGCGGTGGACATCAAAGCCAACATTCGCGGCACATCGTTCCAAAGCCCCAGCAATGCGGCGGTGGAAACACAAGGCGCATTTTTTGGCGAACGTGCCAAAGAATTGGGCGGCGTGTTTTACGAACACAGCACAGGCAAATATGGCGCATTTGGCGCAAAACAATAA
- a CDS encoding ribonuclease catalytic domain-containing protein yields MANIFYEESGQFKAAQIVQKNDASYQADTQHGKRVKIKTSNVFFEFNGNMDDFMQSAQAEANDMDTELLWESVGADEFSFESAAQEYFGAKPNTIQQAATLMALYAAPMYFHKKNKGIFKAAPEDVLKQALAAIERKAQQDAQMQSWADALVSGSLPDEIATELPQILHAPDKQSLAYKAFHKAADALKMSAYELAKHTGGITSVPQYLLQRFEIKYFPRGTSFPQIDVPTLPENLQVADVQAFSIDDLSTTEVDDALSVQDLGNGVKRVGIHIAAPALGIQAASEMEDIVLQRLSTVYFPANKITMLPENWVGAFSLDEGKNVPAFSIYFDVDADYQLSEPESRIELVPIVANLRIQNIEPFFNSETGVGNADNPQFPFHAECLYLLELAQQLQKQRDRFPDPSLPKKYDYGIDFDENDKVIITRRERGSPIDTLVSEMMILANTSWAKLLHDKELGGLFRVQPSGRVRMSTHSEPHIGMNVAHYGWFTSPLRRACDYINQKQLQAALNGSAPRFAKNDSDLFVALNNFETAYTAYRAFQDMMESYWAMVWLQQENVREINAVLLKDDLVRLEGVPLVARATGIPMEIAPKSMLKLAVQEVDTETQFVALKYLAVVPNAAPVAEDDESA; encoded by the coding sequence ATGGCAAACATTTTTTATGAAGAAAGCGGACAATTCAAAGCCGCCCAAATCGTCCAAAAAAACGATGCAAGCTACCAAGCCGATACGCAACACGGCAAGCGCGTCAAAATCAAAACCAGCAACGTGTTTTTTGAATTTAACGGCAATATGGACGATTTCATGCAGTCCGCCCAAGCCGAAGCCAACGATATGGACACCGAATTGCTTTGGGAAAGCGTGGGCGCAGACGAATTTTCGTTTGAATCTGCCGCGCAAGAATATTTTGGCGCAAAACCCAATACCATTCAACAGGCTGCCACGCTGATGGCTTTGTATGCCGCGCCCATGTATTTTCACAAAAAAAACAAAGGCATTTTCAAAGCCGCGCCCGAAGATGTGTTAAAACAAGCCCTTGCCGCCATTGAGCGCAAAGCCCAACAAGACGCACAAATGCAATCTTGGGCAGACGCGCTGGTTTCAGGCAGCCTGCCCGATGAAATTGCCACCGAATTGCCGCAAATTTTGCACGCGCCCGACAAGCAATCGCTGGCATACAAAGCCTTTCACAAGGCGGCAGACGCGCTGAAAATGTCTGCCTATGAATTGGCGAAACACACGGGCGGCATCACTTCTGTGCCGCAATATTTGTTGCAACGCTTTGAAATCAAATATTTTCCGCGTGGCACGAGTTTTCCGCAAATTGACGTGCCAACGCTGCCTGAAAATTTGCAAGTGGCTGATGTGCAAGCCTTTTCCATAGACGATTTGTCCACCACCGAAGTGGACGATGCGCTTTCGGTGCAAGATTTGGGCAATGGCGTGAAACGGGTTGGCATACACATTGCCGCGCCTGCTTTGGGCATTCAGGCAGCCAGCGAAATGGAAGACATTGTTTTGCAAAGGTTAAGTACGGTTTATTTTCCTGCCAACAAAATCACCATGCTGCCTGAAAATTGGGTTGGCGCATTCAGCTTGGACGAAGGCAAAAATGTGCCAGCGTTCAGCATTTATTTTGATGTGGACGCGGATTACCAGCTTTCCGAACCCGAAAGCCGCATTGAACTTGTGCCGATAGTCGCCAATTTGCGCATTCAAAACATTGAGCCGTTTTTCAACAGCGAAACGGGCGTGGGCAATGCCGATAATCCGCAATTTCCCTTTCATGCCGAATGTTTGTATCTGCTTGAATTGGCACAGCAATTACAAAAACAACGCGACCGTTTCCCCGACCCCAGTTTGCCCAAAAAATACGATTATGGCATTGATTTTGATGAAAATGATAAAGTCATCATCACGCGCCGCGAACGCGGTTCGCCAATAGACACTTTGGTCAGCGAAATGATGATTTTGGCAAACACCAGTTGGGCAAAATTGTTGCACGACAAGGAGTTGGGCGGTCTGTTTCGCGTGCAGCCGAGCGGACGTGTGCGCATGTCCACGCATTCCGAGCCGCACATTGGCATGAATGTGGCGCATTATGGCTGGTTCACATCGCCCCTGCGCCGCGCTTGCGACTACATCAACCAAAAACAATTACAGGCAGCCTTAAACGGCAGCGCACCGCGTTTTGCCAAAAACGACAGCGATTTGTTTGTTGCGCTCAATAATTTTGAAACGGCATACACGGCATATCGCGCGTTTCAAGACATGATGGAAAGCTATTGGGCAATGGTGTGGTTGCAGCAAGAAAATGTGCGTGAAATCAATGCGGTATTGTTGAAAGACGATTTGGTGCGGCTGGAAGGCGTGCCTTTGGTGGCAAGGGCAACGGGCATTCCCATGGAAATTGCGCCCAAATCCATGCTGAAATTGGCGGTGCAAGAAGTGGATACGGAAACGCAATTTGTGGCGTTGAAATATTTGGCTGTGGTGCCGAATGCCGCGCCTGTTGCGGAAGACGATGAGAGCGCGTAA
- a CDS encoding CobW family GTP-binding protein, giving the protein MKTQVHLFSGFLGTGKTTAIRSLIAQKPESEQWLIIVNEFGEIGIDGAVLSNNGIPVAEISGGCLCCTSGGDQIGETIRKMLHNNPAHRIIIEASGLAHAAGVIDELKAPEFANVLEIAAVFTLVDVRQFINPDYARHALYQDQIGVCDVLLASKTDLCSPEQLAQFHEQAAKLFPPKTLIAEVKNAQMNPEWLNLPVSEKPRYRLKTLPENSMGFQSQGFTFAAGRNFDGERLTQFFDDLPQLAQGLVRAKGVFQVLDTWVWLNWVDGGWGANQVSWRRDSRFELIAREFDADEIERRLNAALE; this is encoded by the coding sequence ATGAAAACCCAAGTACACCTGTTTTCAGGTTTTTTAGGCACGGGCAAAACCACCGCCATTCGCAGTTTGATTGCACAAAAACCCGAGTCGGAACAATGGCTCATCATCGTCAATGAATTTGGCGAAATTGGCATTGATGGTGCGGTGTTGTCCAACAATGGCATTCCTGTGGCAGAAATTTCAGGTGGCTGCCTGTGTTGCACATCGGGCGGCGACCAAATTGGCGAAACCATACGCAAAATGTTGCACAACAATCCAGCCCATCGCATCATCATTGAGGCAAGCGGCTTGGCACACGCAGCAGGCGTGATTGATGAACTCAAAGCCCCCGAATTTGCCAATGTGTTGGAAATTGCCGCCGTGTTCACGCTGGTGGACGTGCGCCAGTTTATCAATCCCGATTATGCCCGACACGCGCTTTATCAAGACCAAATTGGCGTGTGCGATGTGCTGCTGGCAAGCAAAACCGATTTGTGCAGCCCCGAACAACTGGCTCAATTTCACGAGCAAGCCGCCAAACTCTTCCCCCCAAAAACCCTGATTGCCGAAGTGAAAAACGCGCAAATGAACCCCGAATGGCTCAATTTGCCCGTGAGCGAAAAACCGCGTTATCGGCTCAAAACGCTGCCTGAAAACAGCATGGGCTTTCAATCGCAAGGTTTCACATTTGCCGCAGGACGCAATTTTGATGGCGAACGGCTTACCCAATTTTTTGACGATTTGCCGCAGTTGGCGCAAGGTTTGGTGCGCGCCAAAGGGGTGTTTCAGGTGCTGGATACTTGGGTGTGGCTCAACTGGGTAGATGGCGGTTGGGGCGCGAATCAGGTTTCGTGGCGGCGCGACAGTCGCTTTGAATTGATTGCGCGTGAATTTGATGCCGATGAAATTGAACGCCGATTGAATGCGGCTTTGGAATAA
- a CDS encoding MFS transporter: protein MMNAQQVHMTLRQIMLMNFGFFGIQYSFGLQQSAVGPIYLFLNADAGQLPILNLAGPITGLIVQPIIGAMSDRTWVEGKGVFTGRRRPYFMWGAIGCSIALLLFPHVTALWMAVLMLWILDIANNTAMEPYRAFVADAMPTEQQNKGFLMQSMFTGLGAVLAYLSLPLFQKVISGQSDAGIPYWVYGSFYLGAVLSIGSVLVSVLSTPEPRLSEQEIAAIRAKPSGFVNALTDIAVAIKEMPKPLRFLALIYLFQWYALFIYWQFVALSVAQSAFGSTDVKSEAFQAAVAWNGYMGAFYNFITFLSAFGLMALTKKYAAKYVHAVALFCAAVGLMALPFIENKFMLFVPMLGMGVAWASIMGVPFLIAVAEVPKARYGVYMGIINMMIVIPMFIQTLTFGTIYDNLLGSNPANAIMMAGVMLGIAGILSLFIQTKQSPIK from the coding sequence ATCATGAACGCTCAACAAGTCCACATGACTTTGCGACAAATCATGCTGATGAATTTCGGTTTTTTTGGCATTCAATACAGCTTTGGTTTGCAACAGAGTGCAGTCGGGCCCATTTATTTGTTTTTGAATGCCGATGCGGGGCAATTACCGATTTTGAATTTGGCAGGCCCCATTACAGGCTTGATTGTGCAGCCCATTATTGGCGCGATGAGCGACCGCACTTGGGTTGAAGGCAAAGGCGTGTTTACAGGTCGCCGCCGTCCTTATTTTATGTGGGGGGCGATTGGTTGCAGCATTGCGCTGTTGCTGTTTCCGCACGTTACCGCGCTGTGGATGGCGGTGCTGATGTTGTGGATTTTGGACATTGCCAACAACACGGCTATGGAACCCTATCGCGCCTTTGTTGCCGATGCCATGCCCACCGAACAGCAAAACAAAGGCTTTTTAATGCAATCGATGTTTACGGGATTGGGGGCGGTGTTGGCGTATTTGTCGCTGCCGCTTTTCCAAAAAGTGATTTCGGGGCAGTCTGACGCGGGCATTCCGTATTGGGTTTACGGTTCATTTTATTTGGGGGCGGTGTTGTCGATTGGTTCGGTGCTGGTGTCGGTGCTTTCCACGCCAGAGCCGCGTTTGTCGGAACAAGAAATTGCCGCCATTCGTGCCAAACCCTCTGGTTTTGTCAATGCTTTAACAGACATTGCTGTGGCAATCAAAGAAATGCCCAAGCCTTTGCGTTTTTTGGCTTTGATTTATTTGTTTCAATGGTACGCTTTGTTCATTTATTGGCAATTTGTGGCGTTGTCGGTGGCACAATCGGCATTTGGTTCTACCGATGTCAAATCCGAAGCCTTTCAGGCAGCCGTGGCGTGGAATGGTTACATGGGCGCGTTTTACAATTTCATCACATTCCTGTCGGCATTTGGCTTGATGGCTTTAACCAAAAAATATGCCGCCAAATACGTTCACGCGGTGGCATTGTTTTGCGCGGCGGTGGGTTTGATGGCGTTGCCGTTTATTGAAAACAAGTTCATGTTGTTTGTGCCGATGTTGGGCATGGGCGTGGCGTGGGCTTCCATTATGGGCGTACCGTTTTTGATTGCGGTTGCCGAAGTGCCAAAAGCGCGTTATGGCGTGTACATGGGCATCATCAACATGATGATTGTGATACCGATGTTTATCCAAACTTTAACTTTTGGCACCATTTACGACAATCTGTTGGGCAGCAATCCTGCCAATGCCATCATGATGGCGGGTGTGATGTTGGGCATTGCTGGCATTTTGAGTTTGTTTATCCAAACCAAACAAAGCCCAATAAAATGA